The proteins below are encoded in one region of Peribacillus muralis:
- a CDS encoding TetR/AcrR family transcriptional regulator, translated as MKEKMTEHSIRLFEKKGFSETSITDIVESIGVTKGTFYYYFKSKEQLLMDIHLAYIDELLYEQEKIISTPGKACKDILFDIVHMLLKSIKTKKSSATVFFREMKNLSDEKLAQILPKRDEFRSKIEQVLNSGIESGELRANLDASIISFAILGVANWSYHWFDPDGKKNEQEVADIFMGMILHGIEA; from the coding sequence ATGAAGGAAAAAATGACAGAACATAGCATACGCTTATTCGAAAAGAAGGGCTTTAGTGAAACGTCGATTACGGATATCGTCGAATCGATTGGTGTGACGAAAGGTACATTTTATTATTACTTCAAGAGCAAAGAGCAGTTGCTGATGGATATTCATCTAGCATATATAGACGAGTTGCTCTATGAGCAGGAAAAAATCATTTCGACCCCAGGGAAAGCCTGCAAGGATATCCTTTTCGATATCGTCCATATGCTTTTAAAGAGCATTAAAACGAAAAAATCGAGCGCAACGGTCTTTTTCCGGGAAATGAAAAATCTTAGTGATGAAAAATTGGCACAAATTCTCCCCAAACGAGATGAGTTTCGCAGCAAAATCGAGCAGGTGCTGAATAGTGGCATCGAGAGCGGGGAATTGCGTGCCAATCTCGATGCTTCCATCATCTCCTTTGCCATTTTGGGAGTGGCGAATTGGAGCTATCATTGGTTTGACCCAGATGGGAAAAAAAATGAACAGGAAGTGGCCGATATTTTCATGGGGATGATTTTACATGGAATTGAAGCATGA
- a CDS encoding 3-hydroxyacyl-CoA dehydrogenase family protein: MTNEQIQSITVIGAGQMGHQIAMLASLGGYETILQDVQEQALQEAKGKLEAIMTKWVQKGKLTEDRKLAAFSRLQYTSDLERAASGADLIIEAVVEKLDVKQDVFAKLDKLAPAETIFATNSSTIVNSLLSSVTKRPDKFINMHFFFPPLVMDCVEVVMSDQTSEETAKQAMKVTQTMNRTGVLLRKEISGFVANRILGALQREALYLYEEGIVDYEDIDLICRKALGHPIGPFELMDLSGIDVGYFVMQQRYNETGNPEDKPNACIEEKVKQGHLGRKSGKGWYEYPNQGVKN; the protein is encoded by the coding sequence ATGACAAACGAGCAAATTCAATCGATAACCGTGATCGGGGCCGGCCAGATGGGTCATCAAATCGCGATGCTTGCATCATTGGGTGGTTATGAAACGATTCTTCAGGATGTCCAGGAACAAGCATTGCAGGAGGCTAAGGGGAAATTGGAAGCGATCATGACCAAATGGGTTCAAAAAGGTAAATTGACAGAAGATCGGAAATTGGCGGCTTTTAGCCGGCTTCAATATACTTCCGACCTGGAGAGGGCGGCTAGTGGAGCTGATTTGATCATCGAAGCGGTTGTGGAAAAGCTGGATGTAAAGCAGGATGTCTTCGCTAAACTGGATAAGCTGGCGCCAGCTGAGACCATTTTCGCGACGAATAGTTCCACGATTGTCAATAGTCTCCTTTCCAGCGTGACAAAACGTCCGGACAAGTTCATAAATATGCATTTCTTTTTTCCGCCTTTAGTAATGGATTGCGTTGAAGTGGTCATGAGTGATCAAACATCGGAAGAAACGGCCAAGCAAGCGATGAAAGTCACACAGACAATGAATAGGACTGGTGTGTTATTAAGGAAAGAAATATCGGGGTTCGTAGCCAATCGGATTTTGGGTGCGCTTCAGCGTGAGGCCTTATATTTGTACGAGGAAGGAATTGTCGATTATGAGGATATCGATTTAATTTGCCGAAAAGCGCTAGGCCATCCGATCGGGCCGTTTGAACTGATGGATTTATCAGGAATTGACGTAGGCTATTTCGTCATGCAGCAGCGATACAATGAAACGGGAAATCCTGAGGATAAGCCAAATGCCTGTATCGAAGAAAAGGTGAAGCAAGGGCATTTAGGAAGGAAATCGGGTAAGGGCTGGTATGAATATCCAAATCAAGGGGTGAAGAATTGA